From one Anopheles bellator chromosome 1, idAnoBellAS_SP24_06.2, whole genome shotgun sequence genomic stretch:
- the LOC131211406 gene encoding farnesol dehydrogenase-like yields the protein MERWNDRVAVVTGASSGIGAAIAKDLAKAGMVTIGLARRVERVQNLRKDLPEDAAKRLHAVKCDVSIEAEVDAVFKSIEENFGGCDVLVNNAGIMRPANLLDVGNTSDIKAVLETNVTGLVLCSQRAYQSMVKRSVDGHIVHISSIAGHILPSFPKINIYPATKHAVRAITETMRQEMRDAGKKIKVTSVSPGAVLTEIFEGWDLPADMQMLQPEDISQAVLYTLSTPPRVQVHEIIIKPVGEIY from the exons ATGGAGCGTTGGAACGATCGTGTAGCAGTCGTGACCGGTGCAAGTTCCGGTATTGGAGCAGCGATCGCGAAGGATCTGGCCAAAGCCGGAATGGTTACCATCGGTCTGGCGCGTCGGGTTGAACGCGTCCAGAATCTACGAAAGGACCTGCCGGAAGACGCGGCTAAAAGGCTGCACGCCGTCAAGTGTGACGTTTCAATCGAAGCGGAAGTAGACGCTGTGTTTAAATCGATCGAGGAAAACTTCGGTGGATGTGATGTACTAGTAAATAATGCAGGAATTATGCGACCAGCTAATCTATTGGACGTTGGAAACACATCCGACATTAAAGCCGTACTGGAGACCAACGTGACCGGATTAGTGCTGTGTAGTCAACGGGCGTATCAATCGATGGTCAAACGATCGGTTGATGGACACATTGTCCACATCAGTAGCATCGCTGGACATATTCTGCCGAGTTTTCCGAAAATCAATATCTATCCAGCTACTAAGCATGCTGTGAGGGCCATCACCGAAACGATGCGCCAGGAAATGAGAGATGCTGGGAAGAAAATAAAGGTTACG AGTGTTAGTCCTGGCGCTGTGCTGACGGAAATTTTCGAGGGATGGGACCTTCCCGCGGACATGCAAATGCTGCAGCCAGAAGATATTTCGCAAGCCGTTCTGTACACGTTGAGTACGCCACCACGGGTACAAGTGCACGAAATCATCATTAAGCCGGTGGGAGAAATCTACTGA